CAATTTAGAAAAGCTTCGCTCTGCCGATGCAACAGTCAACAGAACTCTATATGCTCTATATGCAATACTTGCATTGGGAAAACAGTCATGCCGTTTTAGGAACTTTGGAATTTCAACATGACCCATATTTTCTTTAGGAATGAAATCTTGAAGAAACTTCAACTCCACATACAATTTATTGACATCAACATCAGATTTTTCATCTTTTGTAAGGATAGCCCCAAGATTATCACAAGAAGATTTCAAACTCGTGTCATCCAATGACTGTAATGTTTCAGAGGTAAATAAGAAACCAAAATTTTGTTGGTAACTCTGGTATTGTTCAAATCTTGTTGTAAGTGAGGAAATTGCTTGATCAACAACAGGTAAAAAATAGCTGATTCTAAATAGCTCCTCTGTAGACTGTGTACCAGCATTTATGTCATCTAAGTTCTCAtcaaaggccccgttcggcttactccatattcgacttgttcggcttgtttttttagccggaacagtgttttcctctcataacaattcagccggaacagtgtttttcagccaagattcagtaaACCGAACGGGGCCAAAATGTCTCTTTCTTTTAATTTCTCTTCTTTTACGAAACGTTGTACCAATATCCATCTCAAGTGCAATTCCTTTGACAATCTCTAATGCTTCTAAGAAACCAGTTTCCCTATAATCCTTGAAGAAAGAAATCAACCCTTCCATTTTCTCAATAGCAACATCAATAAGCATATCCTTTGCTTGCAAGTGTTTGCTTACTAAATTAACGGCATATAATACCTCATACCAAATGACTATTGCCAATATAAATTCATACTCTCCAAGTTCATTGTTTGCCAAGCCCTTAGCCTCACTGCTTGTTTTTGGATCATTATCAACATCAGATACCTGAAATTGAAAGGAAGAAAATATGTGTTATAGTTGGAGATAGCCAAAATAAGTACATCATTATCAAATATCAATACAACAATATTGGGTACCTGAAGTAGAGCCTCTCGAATGTCTGTGCACTGAAATCTTATAGCTTTAACACTTTCAACATGACTCTCCCAACGTGTAGCTGATACTGACTTGAGAGTCAATCCTGATATGTTATCTTTTAGAATCTGCCATTTCTTAGTAGAATTAGCAAAAGTTGTACAGATGCGTTGGATGATTCCAAAGAAATCCTTAGCTTTACCATAAGTCTTAGCCATATCACAAAGTGTTAAATTAAGGCTATGGCAACCACAAGCAGAATAGAAAGCACGAGGATTTACATCCAAAAGTTTTTTTACCCCTTTATGTTTTCCTTTCATATTTGACCCATTGTCATAACCTTGTCCTCTCACGTCATCTATATCAAGACCAAGGAGCTTTAGTTCATTCTCCAGCGCATCAAAAAGTCCTTGCCTAGTTGTATCGTTGACATCCAAAAATCCTATAAAGGATTCTTCTATGCGAACATCACTTGAAGATgagtcaacatatcttataatTAAAGACATTTGTTCTTGGTGGCTTGCATCAGGAGTACAATCAAGTATGACAGAGAAGTACTTTGCACTCTTTATTTTCTTAATAATTTTAGACTTAATAGCAGAAGCAAGCAAGTGTATCAACTCATTCTGAATCTtaaaatcaagataatgagcttgaGTTTCCTCACTTGTAATACGACGAACATGTTCTTGAATAATTGGGTCAAATTCAGCCAACATCTCTACCAATCCCAAGAAATTCCCATTGCTATCTTCATATAGTTTGCTATTAGTCCCACGAAAAGCAAGATTATGCTTGGCAAGAAATTTAACAATGCAAACAATTCTGAACAAAACTTTTCTCCAATGGTCCTTTTCTTTCTCGAGTTGTCGTTGAGCGGCTTTATCAATAGTTTGATCCTTTTGCAATCTACTACGCAACTCATACCAAGTTGCCATACTCAAAACATGATTTGGACTTGTTTCATGCTCTTTAAGTCTACTACCAAGATGTATCCAATCATTAAACTCCTCATTTGCCAACTGACCTTTTCGATGGCCTTTTGTAAATAATTTACAACCAAAGCAAAAGACCCTATCGAGTTCCTTAGAATAGACAAGCCAATCCCTATCACAATGCTCTCCATTTGATAAAATTCTTGTATAGAATAATGCAGAAAACCTTCTAGCATATCTATCATTAGGACCTTTCTGAATTGATAAATCTCTTCTAGGGCCCTTCTCTGCTAAAATATCAAATTGTTTATGATCAAGGGAATCCCAatatctaggatcaaatatatcagGCTGAAAGGAATCATTAACATCCGCAATTGGTGAAGTACTATTGGCCCCAATGTTATCAACATTGTTATCCATTTCAATATCTGTGTTATCAATAAGAACTTCCTCGACCCCAACAATATTTTTTGTCTCCATCTGACCATCTCTAGGATCATTGTCATCATTATCGGTGGACACTTGTGACTCTTTTCTAACAAATTTATCCATAGCCCCCTTTTGAGATTGAGTTAAATcctctattctttgttttttcttaCGCTTTTGGTAACCAGATTCATACTTTCTAGACCGATTTGCAGAAGACATGACTACAATCTTGTATCGAAACACTAGATAATCCAGATTCAGAACAAATATAACTAAACACCTAGATGGATCAATATTATATTAGTCATTATCCATCAATGTTGATTAAAATATTGAAAATTAATTGCATCAGAAATCATATTAGTATACCGATCTGCCACGAGGCGCGAGACACGAGACGGACTGACGGATCACCGATCACGGACGAGACGGGATCTGCGAGACTGCGATGTGCGCGAAGTGCGATGGAGTCCTGCTGTCCTGGCGTCCGGGAGTCCTGCCGTCCTGGCGTCCTGCCTGGCCGGCGCGGCGCCCTGCAGTCTGCGGATGCGTCCTGGACGCCGATGCGGCGCCTGGCTGCTGGCGTGATGAACTGATGAATTGATGATGCGACCTGCAGTGCTGTACCATCGCGGTACCTGTGCCTGCGATGCGAGACAACGAGAGGGCCAGAGGGGCAGGGCATGCCACTTGCCGCTTGGGGGCTTGGGGCCTTGGGCCTGGCCGCCTGCCATGTGCCATCGATTGGGCCTACTATACACCTACAGGCC
The nucleotide sequence above comes from Miscanthus floridulus cultivar M001 chromosome 18, ASM1932011v1, whole genome shotgun sequence. Encoded proteins:
- the LOC136524354 gene encoding uncharacterized protein; its protein translation is MDKFVRKESQVSTDNDDNDPRDGQMETKNIVGVEEVLIDNTDIEMDNNVDNIGANSTSPIADVNDSFQPDIFDPRYWDSLDHKQFDILAEKGPRRDLSIQKGPNDRYARRFSALFYTRILSNGEHCDRDWLVYSKELDRVFCFGCKLFTKGHRKGQLANEEFNDWIHLGSRLKEHETSPNHVLSMATWYELRSRLQKDQTIDKAAQRQLEKEKDHWRKVLFRIVCIVKFLAKHNLAFRGTNSKLYEDSNGNFLGLVEMLAEFDPIIQEHVRRITSEETQAHYLDFKIQNELIHLLASAIKSKIIKKIKSAKYFSVILDCTPDASHQEQMSLIIRYVDSSSSDVRIEESFIGFLDVNDTTRQGLFDALENELKLLGLDIDDVRGQGYDNGSNMKGKHKGP